The Mytilus edulis chromosome 5, xbMytEdul2.2, whole genome shotgun sequence genomic interval aaacattttttgtttagaTTATTCATAAATTGAGCTTTCATAGTATACATTTCAAATCTTTACAAGGAAATGGACTTAAGTAAACAGTTTGTTTATTCATAAGTTCATTATTGAACagacatttcaaatttaaataaaaaaaggatttGACCTTACAGTCTAAAGATTCTTAAGAAAAATATGTTTAGGTAATGTTAAAAATGAGCATACTTACACTTTACAAGATTTTGGCAATGGTATATCATGTATCTTCAGCAGGTGGTTGTTTAAGTCAGTTTTACTCATACATTTATAAGTACACAAATGACATAAGTACTTTTTATCTGATATCTTCAAATGAACGTAATCTATGTGTTTCTGaaagtaaaaaatattaattaatcaTTGAAATTAAAGATGATTCTGTTTTACTAAATCTGAGAAACCTGTttaccacattctgtatgtatgtgcctgtcccaagttaggagcctgtaattcgatcagtggttgttgtttgttgatgggtaacatacatgtatcttacatatttgtttttcatttattttttgtacataaataggcctgctagttttctcttttgaattgttttacatttgtcatttcggggccttttatagctgactatgtggtatgtgctttgctcattgttgaaggctgtaagatgacctataattgttaatttctgtatcatttgatctcttgtggagagttgtgtcattggcaatcatatattataacacatcttctttttgatattatttgaaaatttacatATTAAAATTGTTGACAAAATCTACCACAACTGTTTCcaatattttttctctattttctatatatacatgttttggagtttagtgatATCCATTTTGCACTAAACaagtacacagttttgtttagTGGCCAGCTTTACCCGCCATAAGGATGTGAGATTTTCTacctgtattgaagacccataggtggctTTTGGCTGTTTCCTGCtttttgattgggttgttgtctctttggcatatacCCTGTTCCATCCTCCATTTTATTCATAAATGACATGTAAACTAAATGTGTATGGATTATGTATAAAACTTGCCTTCAAATTACATGAATGTCTGAATGTTTTACTGCATTCATTACACTTGTAATGCATTTGTGTTTTATCATCTGGGTGAACTGTTTTCATGTGGTATTTGAGCTGAGGAGCAGATTTACATCCTTTATTACACAGTTCACACACGTACGATCCAACTTCTCCATGTACGTCACTGTAATGGGTCCTCATCTTGTATTCAACAATTGTTGAAAAATCGCAATTCTGAAAATGATCATTCAAATTTACTCTGCATTCAGTATTCATATCATATATTATTaattatgtcatatatatatatgtaagttaaACACATGAGATGACATTACTTGAAACTtcactgaaaaaatatttaatattctgCATTTTTTCACATGGGTTAAGAACATGAAGAATTTGAGAgggaaaaaaatagatttttacatacatgtacatgatgtagctcttatatatatatatatatatatcttaattgtTTATATCCATGATTATTGTCTTTTGTCCAAAAATCATGAAGTTTCATGATCATTTtgaatgtctttaaaaaaaaatcttgtacaAGTATTTATACTTTAGAGTCAGAGAGTTTGCCATAAAAGTAAAGTTCTGTCTTAAAGGACCGTTCCCCTtgaaaaaaaagtgatttttgaaTTTCAATGTAAACACGTTCATGACGTCTAATaccaaaaatttatataattactGAAGTATTACAATATCTTACTAAATAATATATCAccatttttatgaaatattatacAACTTCTTTATCAAATCTGTGTATACATCTATAAAAGAGGGGGGATACTAGATGGGCATTAAAACTTATACCAGGGGTAATCACAAATATATAAACTTACAGGCATATCACACATGAGGACCTGATACTTTTCTACATCATATCCAATGTTATGTTTCTTATATTTGTGTTCTATCAGATTAAGCCATGTGCTCAACACTTTGTCACATAACGTACATGTTAAATTCTCACGTTTGCCACCAGGATGAATCAATTTACGATGTTCTTGTAATAACTCATTATTTGAAAATTCATCTTTGCAGAGTCTACATACAAATTTTCCCGCCTTCCTCTGTTTATTTAACCTGTCTGCTGCTCTTCTCTTTGTACCCTGCCTTGTAGACAAAACCTCTTCTTCATCAGTTTTTTCAGACAAAGTATTGTTGGATAAATTTTCCTCTAGTTGGTCTTGGTCTTCGTTATCTGTTAGAGAGTCATTTGGACTTGGAATATATCTTTTTGTATGCATgggttttcttttattttgatgttttttcctTCTGTGTTCTAACAGCAGTTTCTTGTCTAGAAATTTTTCTTTGCATAAGGCACAATTAATcatcttttcatttatattaGTCTCTTCTGCTTTTTGTTCCtgattattattttcaaaaacttcagACTTTTTATTTTTACTCTTCTGTCCTTTAGATTTTGATTTCTTGtcaatgtttatatcatttgTTACCATAGCAACATCAATGTGACAGTTGGTAGATACATCTGAGCTGCTactatctttttctttttgtttagcAGCATCAACCTTTGTAACCATAGtaacattattattatttgacCTTGACTCTTCTAACTGATCAATAACTTCTTCTTCTAACTGCTTTAAACTTAAATCTTTTTCTTCAGTTTTTGATTCTTGTTTGTTATTTTCTTCTTCATCTTGTTCCATACACATATTGTCACTGGTTTCAATTAATTTTATGAAAGATTCACATTCTTTAACTGCATCATCTAAAGCAAGGGTCAAACACAAGTTATGAATTCTTGTCATATTATCTCCCGATATATTCAATTCACCTGTGTATATCAGCTGAACAATTTTTTGCATATCTTCACTTTTCTCTTTTGTAAGATAAAAATTAGCTTCTGGAGTTGTATGAATATTCCTGCTAGATTCAATCTCCCTGAAATGTTTACTAGCAGCTACCAGTACAACTCTGTGTGCAGGTATGTATCCATCTGATGTGAAGATAAGCACGTCACATAAGTAACGCTCTTGCTGGAACTGATATAGAGTTTCAGATACACCACACATCATGGACGGAACACTTAAGGTTGTCAATGCCATTTTCTTAGACGTAATctgaaaagattttattttattttaaacatgacATAAGAAAAAACTTTGACACATAGatgtttttacaataaaatatttgtttttaaattgatgaACGTCTTTTTACCACAGAACACCACAGAATACCATAGAACACCTCAGAATACCACAAAACACCACAAAATACCACAAAACATCACAGAATATAGCAGAACACCCAAAATTTACACCAGAACTTTGAAATATTAATACTTCAGACATTAATATTGTgttattgtttattctttttataatttgacatttgttattcaaataattttttttttctatttaggtTCTGCCctctattgtcatgattgtttcgCCCCGAACTGAATGGCCAATAAGGACAGGGTTTTCGctaaggatttttgaaggcgaGTCCAGGGACTCGTCATTTTTGCCCATGGCGAGTCCAagaagaagatattttattgcaatataatgtaatattttagtctccatttcctaacagagcaatgaaatgacattaaatgcagatcacttttaaacttttgctataaaatgatgatattgTGTTTAACTGTGtttagtttatacaaaatatttcaatattgatgcatctgtggactcaccagttttgaaaaaggtgagtccaggactcatggactcgcCTTTAGTGAGAATCCTGTATTATTAAGgatcatataaaaaataaaactagataTTATTTATAGGTtaaacaatacttggtcatgttctatgaagatttaagcccaaggcgaagccgagggcttaaatcttcataaaacatgaccaagtattgtctgaccaatttagaacatattcacactttcgagtgaccatACAAAATTATCCTTTCCCATTGTACTATTCAAACCTAAacaagagttcactttttataatgaactaattGTAAAACATAGGTTTtcatcatttcaatggatggaatgaaatagcactgacatagtttgtgaTGACCAAAAGGataaattatttttcttctgcttcaggtaaaatttaatacaagtttatatatatattgagatttttttattttaaaaagcgaCCATTCACAATTAAATGcttacatttattgataaatttaaatgtattctccgggaaaaaaaatcttttgcttTATATGTCAGCAGTCTGGCATTGTTTTCTTGGGGAAAAAAAACACCCTCAAATGACGattatgaattaaataaatattttttcacctACATCCTTACCctattattttttgttgattctatatatgtgtaccattaaaaaatgtatgaaaatttgcaaaattcaaaatgtttttgttttaatctttgctctttTGTCTTTAATCAATATAGGTCTTTTCCCCAAGAAGAAAAATGTCTCAGGGGATTGTACACTTCATTAGTGCagttattaagagttcactttcataattaactgacaatgaaaagtcattcatgtatagcatttcatagtgcatggaaaaccatgtactatgaaaattagaggagaaaaaactgacttttcattggacgagaaggggtgagtatgttctaaaaaACCATAATATACAAAGATTATTTATATTTgtgacatttatattttagatacattttcattttatttttgcaattttttattaatttttgaaatttatgtttAGATGCATAACCATGATTATGTTGTACGTTATTATTTGTTAAATCAATTTTGTTTGTCAGGTTTTTTTATCGCTTTTTTATTAATCTTACAAGAATGTTAAAAGTTGTTACTATTTATAACTTAACCAAAATGGTTAATGTGACATTTCATTTAAGTTGTTGTAAGCAAATATTTAAACTAGAGAATTAAAGTGATTAAAGAAATTGGTTAAACCAAGGACGTATAACTTATATACGTCCTTGGTTAAACTGATATATATCTTAATTATTTAAACTTAACTAATGTTTGTACATCAAAAACATTAAACTTAACTAATGTTTGTACATCAAAAACATTAAACTTAACTAATGTTTGTACATCAAAAGTTTTCTCTATTggagttataaataaaattattgcaCCACAGGTAAATTATCACaatgtgattggtttaacgccgtcacgtggtgacccctatGAGACGGTAGGGGTTAAGTAAATATTAATgagggttcatgacgcgttaatagTGATGTCATCTATTAAtattgttgtgtttcattgtttgtttttcaacaaaacgcagcagaaaaagtccagcgtgcgataaattcgttatacggttaaccacTGGCCCCCTATgtatccatagagggtgaataaaatcctctatggatctgtaggggggtcagtagcgaaccatataacttatacaATACTGTGTTATGGGCTACCAAAAAGTTTCAAATAGCAAAAATGAATAGATCAGAAGTTGATATTAGACAGCAATATTTGAgttgacttatatatatattataagtgtgtctttttaattgtcaaaaagttcAAGTTCGATGACTGTTTTTGGATTTTTGTGAACATTCTTTAATCATTTgacaatacttctgatttttaccaaatttggtaTGCATTTAGATATCGTAGAACTAAAACTTTATATAGAAAAACTGGTATATGAAGCATTTACATCATACATTTGTCATATGGACTCTATTTATTTTAGTCCAAATTTAATATTGACTGTCATGACTGTAGCAAGTTCACCCacacaattaacatgattaaaggaCTAAAATTTAATTAGATtaaccaattttgacattttttgtaaTCACCAATCAAGCCAATTAACATGACATGTAAGTTTTCACACCTGagacatcaaatacaattaattGAATTaccttatataaatatattctgaTAATTCAGGTGGACACTAGAATCCAAACAAtggtatattttgtaaatataaaaatattattaatagaGAGAGATCTTTATTCTCATTAATTAAATAACATCGATAATAATTTTTGGGATGAAATTATACATTACAACATATTTTGCATGtgtgaaatatacataaataaaatttaatgtaatTTAACCATCGAGGATCAACTTTAACTGATATATGATTTATAAAtctacacagtcatgacagttttTCTAGTAAGACAATATTGACTGTATACGTAGTGAGTACATTTCTAATTTTAAGAATATTAACATTTGTACAACAaaagtggtaaatatttcatgtatttaataTATGTTTCTTTGTGAAAAAATTCAGAAATGATATTGCAGAATCTTTTTACCACAGAACACTCAAAACATAACACAGAGCTACCCAAATTATAGTCTAAATCATTATGACTTCGacagtaaggcgtcaaagaaaaaaattataatagccttttaagacgtcataattatttggactacccaaATAACAACAAAactgctgaaatttaccacaGAACATCAAAATTACTTTACAGAATTCAAATCTAATATAAAATcagaattattattactttatttaGGACTGTGACTGCTATGACGATTGACTGGATTAGTATAAAACATGATATTTCAAGCCTACATGTATGTGCCTATTTGGCCAATTTGTGATTCTGCAGTGCTCAGTGTTCATACGCACAAAATTGGACTAAAAATAAGACGTCCAGGACAGACAGTGGTTACTAATACTAGATGTTTAAGTTACTTTAACCAATCTTAACCCCCAATTTATTAAGTTCGATTATTATCTGCATTCATTCTAGGTCTAGAAATAACAGATCACACTTTATTTTTTTGCTAATTTCAGTCCTGATATTATTGGTAGCTGTATCATATATCCAAGTTCTATCTCTTTCATAGTTTTGTGTAAGGTTTATTGTCAATAAGTTACATTAGTTagtgttgttacttttttttagtgtttatatattttttctgtttacacTGTTTACAAGGGATTATGAACAATATTCAAACATTCAGTACAAACcttgatataaaatataaatgtttgataTTGTATCAAATTCAATCGTTACAGAAAGAATTCAACAGCAACAATATAACTATCATTGTAAACttcatgttcatgatgtttatcTTCAAACGACATTTCCGGCATTGGTCCGAGTTTAGAATTTCACTTAACtcttttgttttgaaaacaggaaaggctcaaagtgaaataaaaaaatctagaatGTGAATATTTCGGCCCAGTTTTTTACCCCAAAATGAGTCGATCGGGGGCAGAAATACGAGCAAGGTGTGTATTAAACAAAGCTTTATTTAAGACAAAAACACGAATCGATAAAGatttgaaaacattaaaaattcCGATGTAACATGACCAAACTTGCATCCTTGTTGTTTACACTTCAAACTTTTCGGTGTCCACATTGTTTTCCTTTGGTGTCCCAGTGTTGTCTTCTAAGTATAACCAACATTTAATGTAAGCTCTTTTACCTTTAATTTAACATGCTTCAATGTTAGTAAACATGCTTTAAATCTTTGAATGGAACTTTTGAAAAGCCAAGTTAGTTCAAGTTAGTTCAACTAAAATGTTCCACAGGCACTTTTTTTTATCCaatggaagacccactatcaaagTATATTTACTCGTAAATATACATTGATAGTGGATCTTCCAATGAATAGAAACAAGTGCTTGTGAAATGTTTTCCAGTAGATGTGCAAGAGGAATATTCCTTTTGCTCAGTTTGTAGAGAAGTGGctagcacaggcacttgtttctatccattggaagaaccactatcaacgtatatttacgactcgtaaatatacgttgatagtggttcttccaatggatagaaacaagtgcctgtggtggcTAGGTAGGGGATCTTTGTTTTGAAAATCACGGTAAAGTTTTTATTTTCGTATTGGTAGCTATACAGATGACATAAGTAGATGCAATATCGAAGGAAAATGATAAAATACTGCTATATAAAATTGACATCATCTGTTAACTGCAACTTTTATAGCTTGACATGTTTCGCTGAAATTATATGTGGGTGTCCTATGGTCTTGAAGATGCTGATCTACACTTAAACATGTCCACAAATAAGAGTTTcagttttaaacatgttaaatacatgaaatatttattttattttgtaaattttttttaacaataacaaATGTTTGTTATGCATTTAAAGAATAAAAGAAGAATGTCTATATATACATTAGCTAGTATTTAATTAAAGAAACTGGTAAAAGTATTTTCTATTCACTTTTTCTCATGATATttatttagacatgttagacatGTATGGTATATAGATTTCCATCATGTCTGTTTtcacaatagaccactttcgagttcatccatCGTGGGAAAAAACTGGTCAATTATGCACGCTtttatgatgtcatttaccagatagacaACTAGTGGaacgcctgtatccctgcacaaTTAACGTTTATCAAGCGTCTTAGtaatcgtcattgtgcaggataaactagcaataatgtttgttctgtaggtacctaatcacaattccctaatgatacaattgctgattgtcaattattagaattcaatttgccgCATAATACGTGCAATATATAGCACCATAGTTTTCCACCCACTTGCTCAAcaattaaacggaagtgactagGCCCCAAAACACACAagtgatgttcactaaaaccaaagtttttgatggaaaataaccgaactcgaaagttgtctattgtttctgtcagggctcacgctaccaggcgacttgggcgaagaagtcgctttCCCAACCGTCACTTTGCTTTCCCCGACctccaaaagcgaaaacaagtcgccctgttcttcacaaaactttcaaaatcaatttttttgcccaatttttttttttttaatatagaaaataaatttacttccCCTTATAATGGAGTATGTTGGTAGGTGCCATGTGCCACATCAATACACCTGATGTTACAGTGTTTTTACATGTACTTCATTATACAATGTTGCATTTATTCCCCTAGCTattgattaagaaaaaaaaagatgatgtggggTTAATGTCAACTAAACAACATGTACATCTTAACATGTATTTGTTCATGTACATCACTTACAGAAAGAAATTAAATCCTTTTGTATTCAACATGCAATATTTAACAATACATGCAAAAAATTGTTCATCATTCTTTGTACATGTCTGTCAAGCTCTGAATCTTTGGAgctttgaaattgttaaaaaaaaaatcaatagtgtGGTTCctacatttttatacgaccgcaaaatttgaaaaatttttcgtcgtatattgctatcacgttggcgtcggcgtcgtcgtcgtcgtcgtcctgcgtccgaatacttttagttttcgcactctaactttagtaaaagtgaatggaaatctatgaaattttaacacaaggtttatgaccacaaaaggaaggttggtattgattttgggagttttggtcccaacattttaggaattaggggccaaaaagggcccaaataagcattttcttggttttcgcactataactttagtttaagttaatagaaatctatgaaattttgacacaaggtttatgaccacaaaagaacggttgggattgattttgggagttttggtttcaacagtttaggaattaggggccaaaaaagggcccaaataagcattattcttggttttcgcacaataactttagtttaagtaaatagaaatcaatgaaatttaaccacaatgttaatgactacaaaagaaaggttggtattgattttgggagtttaggtcccaacagtttaggaattaggggccaaaaagggacccaaataagcatttttcttggttttcgcaccataacgttacttagtataagtaaatagaaatctatgaaatttaaacgcaaggtttatgaccataaaaggaaggttggtattgattttgggagttttggtcccaacagaataaggggcccaaagggtccaaaattaaactttgtttgatttcatcaaaattgaataattggggttctttgatatgccgaatctaactgtcatgactgtgtatgtagattcttaacctttggtcccgttttcaaattggtctacattaaggtccaaagggtccaaaattaaacttagtttgattttgacaaaaaatgaatcagttaggttctttgacaaaaaatgaatcagttaggttctttgatatgctgaatctaaaaatgtacttagattcttgattattggcccagttttcaagttggtccaaatcggggtccaaaattaaactttgtttgatttcatcaaaaattgaataaatggggttctttgatataccaaatctaactgtgtatgtagattcttcatttttggtcctgttttcaaattggtctacactaaagtccaaagggtccaaaattaaacttagtctgattttaacaaaaattgaaatcttggggttctttgatatgctgaatccaaaaatgtacttagattttttattatgggcccagttttcaagttggtccaaatcaggatccaaaattattatattaagtattgtgcaatagcaagtcttttcaattgcacagtattgcgcaatggcaagaaatatctaattgcacaatattgtgaaatagcaaattttttttcaattagagttatctttctttgtccagaatagtaagcaagaaatatctaattgcaaaatattgtgcaatagcaagattttttttaattggagttttaagttcattagaacacattcattctgtgtcagaaacctatgctgtgtcaactatttaatcacaatccaaatttagagctgaatccagcttcaatgttgtgtccatacttgccccaactgttcagggttcaacctctgcggtcgtataaagctacgccctgcggagcatctggttaaaaaaTACATTGTACTCCTCTGTCTAGGAGTAGATAAGGCCAGTTGTCTctatttatttttggttttcaaaaAATACTGCAAAAGTTTCCTGTAATTAGAGTGACTGATTTTTACTTCTTATTCAATgccttttgtcaaattttttatgaatattctgtaggagaataaactaaaaataaatccaataggtacaatgtatacatggtatagattGTGCAATTTGTGTTGACTAGGATTAAGCTATTTAAGGCCAGAAATATAATTACAGACTGCAACTAATAAGGTACAAAATGTATGCTAAATGCAGTGTCATTTTTTTGTCTACCTATATGTATAGGCCTCTATAGACATTTTGCAAGGATTCCCTTTGATATAAATCAACTAAGAAATGGGGCACTCTTCTTACATTAGCTACATTAGGCATCAAAGTTATTGTCCTCTTTCAGACATGAATGCATATATTTATTCTCCCAATAAGACTAGCAATTATAGCATTGGTTTCACCTGTAGGATGGAAAAATGAAATTTCTAACCATAGTTAACCCAAGGGGTTGTAATGATGCTGACATTATCTGatatactatggattcattattatttgtttgataccaatttttgttgatttcgtGAGCACTGGTGATCCACGAAATTAAATGGCCAACATTGTACAAATTTCCTACAGACTTGAATGCAGACTTTGTACAAATTTCCTACAGACTTGaatgcagacttcagcaaaaccataaatttaaatatccattaaaatgtaagttttccttaatccacgaaaattggtaccaacgaaaataaatgaatccacaatatcgtcttttaagtacatgtacaatgcatAATAAAAAAGTAACTTTGTTGACACAATTAATAGAACATGCTCATATGTTTaattatgtatattgtttattttgaaaacagGAAGCAAAGGTAAAAGTCAGTTAAGCATGCCATTAGATTACCACTTATGTACATGCCTGACTAATTTTGTTCAATTGACTTCTAATCCTATTTGCATACTTCATTTTACATGATATGATAAATTAATGGAAGGATAATATGATTTGAAAGGAAATTATAATAGAAATTAACTCtttctttgtaaaatattttaaattgtatgtTTACATGTTAACCTCTTCAACTAAGAATTTGTTTACTATTTCATCACATGTTCTGTTTGGAAATTTCAATGTTTAGTCAAATGTCAGAAAACAGAATTTAATGAAAAAAGATGAATATGTTTGAGGCAAATAATATTTTCTGATTTAGCTTCTCAGGATATTCATatacaattgaaatatttttttattcagattgtaaaaaaaattgatgtagACTGTTTTCACATTGGTCTACTTCCATTTCTAAGCAGCTTACACATTACCATGTGCCAATAGATTTACATATGTATAGTGTATGCAACAGAAATTATAATACAGCTGCATGCAAATTttctacatgtatttttataccTTACTTGTAACCCCCACTCCCATATTTATGTTATGATCACAGAC includes:
- the LOC139524165 gene encoding GDNF-inducible zinc finger protein 1-like translates to MALTTLSVPSMMCGVSETLYQFQQERYLCDVLIFTSDGYIPAHRVVLVAASKHFREIESSRNIHTTPEANFYLTKEKSEDMQKIVQLIYTGELNISGDNMTRIHNLCLTLALDDAVKECESFIKLIETSDNMCMEQDEEENNKQESKTEEKDLSLKQLEEEVIDQLEESRSNNNNVTMVTKVDAAKQKEKDSSSSDVSTNCHIDVAMVTNDINIDKKSKSKGQKSKNKKSEVFENNNQEQKAEETNINEKMINCALCKEKFLDKKLLLEHRRKKHQNKRKPMHTKRYIPSPNDSLTDNEDQDQLEENLSNNTLSEKTDEEEVLSTRQGTKRRAADRLNKQRKAGKFVCRLCKDEFSNNELLQEHRKLIHPGGKRENLTCTLCDKVLSTWLNLIEHKYKKHNIGYDVEKYQVLMCDMPNCDFSTIVEYKMRTHYSDVHGEVGSYVCELCNKGCKSAPQLKYHMKTVHPDDKTQMHYKCNECSKTFRHSCNLKKHIDYVHLKISDKKYLCHLCTYKCMSKTDLNNHLLKIHDIPLPKSCKVYKCEKCDYFTLTRSCYDRHQQLHQEDGLQKSFMCSTCGKGFYNIQNVKAHEKRHKSEIMVCPFEGCGYSTKFKHTMKNHIAGMHTHKNLRPYQCHLCEYSCKLKGNLDKHLRGKHGVEVMTIPKLRQKAIETGKGFSDIVFPPRNCNELPAKIADKHHFQTTQKSQELQDVSFPELLEMAKQASREAQLEKSRNGEMMDLSLAGNQSTQKDNDLSYQTSQNPTIIVDLQQYQEPVTPIAMETEGSSYQQEQEVALSNLNPVPITIHANKHSKDMIFTHPNDLLTSYADQNGLYLNDHADYSSRPLPAHSQFNSAESYAAMLSSFLSNSKNGSQQSLPSLLPLTVQNYQSHGHGQSRPILNHLLTHMDEGGCSSVQRPTSVPSEETMAFTSQLRPHSVHSVDNVSFRNTAYQGQGHYDTNLSPSDNSVPYQQDSRYSSSLQHQSPDILIDGATRHSGSRSQNNGQSPELNVSPEKLSDRESHNRNQENYQDIGQLSYNPS